A region from the Triticum aestivum cultivar Chinese Spring chromosome 3D, IWGSC CS RefSeq v2.1, whole genome shotgun sequence genome encodes:
- the LOC123077048 gene encoding probable LRR receptor-like serine/threonine-protein kinase At3g47570 isoform X2 yields MKITRVGRLLLLVLLVTLSAHYVVVVGTSSSLHGNTTDMLSLLDFKDAISLDLQQALMSWNDSTHFCNWEGVMCRLKTPRRVTSLNLVSQGLVGHISPSLGNLTFLHSLALTENTLAGEIPPSLGHLRRLRTLHLNNNTLQGNMPSFANCSKLKVLDVSVNNLVGQFPTDLPPDLQVLRIALNNLAGTIPTSLANITTLTMISFAYNHIRGNTPSDFASFSRLQHLYAGANQLAGRFPQSVLNLSTLINLALPLNGLSGEVPPNLCTSLPNLQKLALGGNFFLGHIPSSFTNASNLHLFDLADNNFTGLVPTTIGKLTKLLSFNLEYNQLQAHSKKDWEFLDSLGNCTKLQVFSMSYNHLSGHVPHSLGNISSLLQYLHLDENQLSGDFPYGITNLRNLIVVSLGGNHFTGVVPEWIGTLNTLQQIDLDTNLFTGVIPSSLSNLSQLGQLDLHSNQFIGQIPPSFGNFPMLQYLDISKNNLHSGVPMEIFGIPSVIGIDFSFNNLGGQLPIEIGNAKQLIYFRVSSNKLSGDVPNTLGDCESLEDIELDSNIFSGSIPTSLGKISSLKVLNFSSNNLTGSIPASLGNLQLLEKLDLSFNHLHGEVPTKGIFKNATVVRIYGNQGLCGGALELHMLTCSFMPSNSTRHKEYLVLKVVIPIASMVSLAMVIFGLIFWRGKHQGKSVSSPSFATKFPKVSFNDLARATEGFSTSNLIGRGRYSYVYQGKLAEEENEVAIKVFNLETRGAQKSFIAECNALRNVRHRNLLPILTACSSIDSDGNDFKALVYVFMPRGDLHKLLYSTQDHEGSSNLYLITMAERISILVDVADALEYLHHNNQGIMVHCDLKPSNILLDENMTAHVGDFGLARFKVGSTSSSQCNSSSSSVAVMGTIGYAAPGGGQVSTAADVYSFGVVLLEIFIRRRPTDDMFKDGLNIVKFTEISFPDSVLEIVDPQLLQESEETPVVLKETSVNVLLPILNIGLRCTKASPGERITMHEVAAKLHGIRDAYLNAN; encoded by the exons ATGAAAATTACTAGAGTTGGACGATTACTCCTCTTGGTGTTGTTGGTGACTTTGAGTGCACACTATGTGGTCGTCGTCGGCACCTCTTCTTCCTTACATGGAAACACGACAGATATGCTATCTTTGCTTGATTTCAAGGATGCAATCAGCCTCGATCTGCAACAAGCCTTGATGTCCTGGAATGATAGCACCCATTTTTGCAATTGGGAAGGTGTCATGTGCAGACTGAAGACTCCACGTCGAGTCACCTCGCTAAACCTTGTAAGTCAAGGTTTGGTTGGACACATCTCTCCTTCACTTGGCAACCTAACATTCCTTCACTCTCTAGCCCTCACGGAGAACACACTCGCTGGAGAGATCCCACCCTCCCTCGGTCACCTGCGTCGCCTCCGAACCCTGCATTTGAATAATAACACGTTGCAAGGAAATATGCCGAGTTTCGCAAACTGCTCAAAGCTCAAGGTACTAGATGTTTCAGttaacaatctagttggccaattTCCCACTGATTTGCCTCCTGACCTTCAGGTGCTGCGGATCGCACTTAATAACCTTGCCGGCACCATACCTACTTCTCTTGCCAATATCACAacactaaccatgattagttttgcGTATAATCACATCCGGGGAAATACCCCAAGTGATTTTGCATCTTTTTCGCGCTTGCAACACCTGTATGCAGGTGCCAATCAGCTAGCAGGCAGGTTTCCACAAAGCGTCTTAAATCTGTCTACTCTCATCAACCTTGCCCTTCCTCTCAATGGTCTAAGTGGAGAGGTACCACCAAATCTATGTACCTCTCTGCCCAATCTGCAGAAACTTGCATTAGGTGGCAACTTCTTTCTAGGGCACATTCCTAGTTCTTTCACGAATGCTTCCAATCTACACCTCTTTGATTTGGCGGATAACAACTTCACCGGATTGGTGCCCACCACGATTGGCAAACTTACCAAACTCTTGAGCTTCAATCTTGAATATAATCAGCTCCAAGCACACAGCAAGAAAGATTGGGAGTTTTTGGACAGCTTAGGAAACTGCACAAAGCTACAGGTATTCTCCATGAGTTACAATCATCTATCAGGGCACGTACCGCATTCACTAGGTAACATTTCCAGTCTGCTCCAGTATCTACACTTGGATGAAAATCAACTATCAGGAGATTTTCCTTATGGTATAACAAACCTTCGCAACTTGATTGTTGTATCACTGGGAGGGAATCACTTTACAGGTGTGGTTCCAGAGTGGATTGGGACTCTCAACACATTGCAACAGATAGATTTAGACACAAACCTCTTTACGGGGGTCATTCCGTCATCCTTGTCAAATTTGTCTCAGTTGGGGCAACTTGATCTACACTCAAACCAGTTCATTGGCCAGATACCACCAAGCTTTGGTAACTTTCCCATGCTTCAATATTTGGACATTTCCAAGAACAATCTTCATAGCGGAGTTCCAATGGAGATCTTTGGAATCCCATCAGTTATTGGAATTGATTTTTCATTCAACAACCTTGGTGGACAACTCCCTATCGAGATTGGCAATGCCAAACAACTCATATATTTTCGAGTTTCGTCAAATAAGCTATCTGGAGATGTTCCAAACACTTTGGGTGATTGTGAAAGTTTGGAAGACATTGAGTTAGACTCAAATATTTTCAGCGGAAGCATTCCCACTTCATTGGGCAAGATAAGCAGCCTCAAAGTTTTGAATTTTTCTTCCAATAACTTAACTGGGTCAATACCAGCATCTCTTGGCAACCTACAACTTCTGGAGAAACTTGATTTGTCATTCAACCATCTTCATGGTGAAGTTCCAACAAAAGGGATCTTCAAGAATGCAACTGTTGTGCGGATTTATGGAAATCAGGGGCTTTGCGGTGGGGCATTGGAGTTGCACATGCTAACATGTTCTTTTATGCCTTCAAATTCAACTAGGCACAAGGAATACTTAGTGTTGAAAGTAGTCATCCCAATAGCTAGTATGGTGTCACTTGCTATGGTCATATTTGGATTAATTTTCTGGAGAGGAAAACACCAAGGCAAATCTGTATCGTCACCATCATTTGCTACAAAATTTCCCAAAGTTTCTTTCAACGATCTGGCAAGAGCAACAGAGGGATTCTCAACATCCAACTTAATTGGAAGAGGGAGATATAGTTATGTCTACCAAGGAAAACTAGCTGAAGAAGAAAATGAGGTTGCTATAAAGGTCTTCAACCTAGAGACAAGAGGAGCACAAAAAAGCTTCATTGCAGAATGTAATGCATTGAGAAATGTGCGGCACCGTAATTTGCTACCTATCTTAACCGCTTGCTCTAGCATCGATTCTGATGGTAACGATTTCAAGGCCCTAGTGTATGTGTTCATGCCACGAGGAGACTTACATAAACTACTATATTCAACTCAAGACCATGAAGGCTCTTCTAATTTGTACCTTATAACAATGGCTGAAAGGATAAGCATTTTGGTGGATGTAGCAGATGCACTGGAGTACCTACACCACAACAACCAAGGCATAATGGTTCATTGTGATCTAAAGCCTAGCAACATTCTTTTGGATGAGAATATGACAGCTCATGTTGGAGACTTTGGCCTGGCAAGATTCAAAGTTGGTTCGACTTCATCATCTCAGTGTAACTCAAGTTCTTCTTCGGTTGCAGTAATGGGAACAATTGGATACGCTGCTCCAG GGGGTGGTCAAGTTTCAACCGCCGCGGATGTTTACAGCTTTGGTGTCGTTCTCCTCGAGATATTCATTCGAAGAAGGCCAACTGATGACATGTTTAAGGATGGACTGAATATCGTGAAGTTTACAGAGATTAGCTTTCCTGATAGTGTATTGGAGATTGTCGATCCCCAGCTGCTACAGGAATCGGAGGAAACTCCAGTAGTATTGAAGGAAACAAGTGTAAATGTTCTGCTACCTATTCTAAACATTGGCCTTCGCTGCACCAAGGCATCTCCGGGTGAACGCATCACCATGCATGAGGTGGCTGCTAAGCTACATGGAATCAGGGATGCATATCTCAATGCTAACTGA
- the LOC123077048 gene encoding probable LRR receptor-like serine/threonine-protein kinase At3g47570 isoform X1, giving the protein MKITRVGRLLLLVLLVTLSAHYVVVVGTSSSLHGNTTDMLSLLDFKDAISLDLQQALMSWNDSTHFCNWEGVMCRLKTPRRVTSLNLVSQGLVGHISPSLGNLTFLHSLALTENTLAGEIPPSLGHLRRLRTLHLNNNTLQGNMPSFANCSKLKVLDVSVNNLVGQFPTDLPPDLQVLRIALNNLAGTIPTSLANITTLTMISFAYNHIRGNTPSDFASFSRLQHLYAGANQLAGRFPQSVLNLSTLINLALPLNGLSGEVPPNLCTSLPNLQKLALGGNFFLGHIPSSFTNASNLHLFDLADNNFTGLVPTTIGKLTKLLSFNLEYNQLQAHSKKDWEFLDSLGNCTKLQVFSMSYNHLSGHVPHSLGNISSLLQYLHLDENQLSGDFPYGITNLRNLIVVSLGGNHFTGVVPEWIGTLNTLQQIDLDTNLFTGVIPSSLSNLSQLGQLDLHSNQFIGQIPPSFGNFPMLQYLDISKNNLHSGVPMEIFGIPSVIGIDFSFNNLGGQLPIEIGNAKQLIYFRVSSNKLSGDVPNTLGDCESLEDIELDSNIFSGSIPTSLGKISSLKVLNFSSNNLTGSIPASLGNLQLLEKLDLSFNHLHGEVPTKGIFKNATVVRIYGNQGLCGGALELHMLTCSFMPSNSTRHKEYLVLKVVIPIASMVSLAMVIFGLIFWRGKHQGKSVSSPSFATKFPKVSFNDLARATEGFSTSNLIGRGRYSYVYQGKLAEEENEVAIKVFNLETRGAQKSFIAECNALRNVRHRNLLPILTACSSIDSDGNDFKALVYVFMPRGDLHKLLYSTQDHEGSSNLYLITMAERISILVDVADALEYLHHNNQGIMVHCDLKPSNILLDENMTAHVGDFGLARFKVGSTSSSQCNSSSSSVAVMGTIGYAAPEYAGGGQVSTAADVYSFGVVLLEIFIRRRPTDDMFKDGLNIVKFTEISFPDSVLEIVDPQLLQESEETPVVLKETSVNVLLPILNIGLRCTKASPGERITMHEVAAKLHGIRDAYLNAN; this is encoded by the exons ATGAAAATTACTAGAGTTGGACGATTACTCCTCTTGGTGTTGTTGGTGACTTTGAGTGCACACTATGTGGTCGTCGTCGGCACCTCTTCTTCCTTACATGGAAACACGACAGATATGCTATCTTTGCTTGATTTCAAGGATGCAATCAGCCTCGATCTGCAACAAGCCTTGATGTCCTGGAATGATAGCACCCATTTTTGCAATTGGGAAGGTGTCATGTGCAGACTGAAGACTCCACGTCGAGTCACCTCGCTAAACCTTGTAAGTCAAGGTTTGGTTGGACACATCTCTCCTTCACTTGGCAACCTAACATTCCTTCACTCTCTAGCCCTCACGGAGAACACACTCGCTGGAGAGATCCCACCCTCCCTCGGTCACCTGCGTCGCCTCCGAACCCTGCATTTGAATAATAACACGTTGCAAGGAAATATGCCGAGTTTCGCAAACTGCTCAAAGCTCAAGGTACTAGATGTTTCAGttaacaatctagttggccaattTCCCACTGATTTGCCTCCTGACCTTCAGGTGCTGCGGATCGCACTTAATAACCTTGCCGGCACCATACCTACTTCTCTTGCCAATATCACAacactaaccatgattagttttgcGTATAATCACATCCGGGGAAATACCCCAAGTGATTTTGCATCTTTTTCGCGCTTGCAACACCTGTATGCAGGTGCCAATCAGCTAGCAGGCAGGTTTCCACAAAGCGTCTTAAATCTGTCTACTCTCATCAACCTTGCCCTTCCTCTCAATGGTCTAAGTGGAGAGGTACCACCAAATCTATGTACCTCTCTGCCCAATCTGCAGAAACTTGCATTAGGTGGCAACTTCTTTCTAGGGCACATTCCTAGTTCTTTCACGAATGCTTCCAATCTACACCTCTTTGATTTGGCGGATAACAACTTCACCGGATTGGTGCCCACCACGATTGGCAAACTTACCAAACTCTTGAGCTTCAATCTTGAATATAATCAGCTCCAAGCACACAGCAAGAAAGATTGGGAGTTTTTGGACAGCTTAGGAAACTGCACAAAGCTACAGGTATTCTCCATGAGTTACAATCATCTATCAGGGCACGTACCGCATTCACTAGGTAACATTTCCAGTCTGCTCCAGTATCTACACTTGGATGAAAATCAACTATCAGGAGATTTTCCTTATGGTATAACAAACCTTCGCAACTTGATTGTTGTATCACTGGGAGGGAATCACTTTACAGGTGTGGTTCCAGAGTGGATTGGGACTCTCAACACATTGCAACAGATAGATTTAGACACAAACCTCTTTACGGGGGTCATTCCGTCATCCTTGTCAAATTTGTCTCAGTTGGGGCAACTTGATCTACACTCAAACCAGTTCATTGGCCAGATACCACCAAGCTTTGGTAACTTTCCCATGCTTCAATATTTGGACATTTCCAAGAACAATCTTCATAGCGGAGTTCCAATGGAGATCTTTGGAATCCCATCAGTTATTGGAATTGATTTTTCATTCAACAACCTTGGTGGACAACTCCCTATCGAGATTGGCAATGCCAAACAACTCATATATTTTCGAGTTTCGTCAAATAAGCTATCTGGAGATGTTCCAAACACTTTGGGTGATTGTGAAAGTTTGGAAGACATTGAGTTAGACTCAAATATTTTCAGCGGAAGCATTCCCACTTCATTGGGCAAGATAAGCAGCCTCAAAGTTTTGAATTTTTCTTCCAATAACTTAACTGGGTCAATACCAGCATCTCTTGGCAACCTACAACTTCTGGAGAAACTTGATTTGTCATTCAACCATCTTCATGGTGAAGTTCCAACAAAAGGGATCTTCAAGAATGCAACTGTTGTGCGGATTTATGGAAATCAGGGGCTTTGCGGTGGGGCATTGGAGTTGCACATGCTAACATGTTCTTTTATGCCTTCAAATTCAACTAGGCACAAGGAATACTTAGTGTTGAAAGTAGTCATCCCAATAGCTAGTATGGTGTCACTTGCTATGGTCATATTTGGATTAATTTTCTGGAGAGGAAAACACCAAGGCAAATCTGTATCGTCACCATCATTTGCTACAAAATTTCCCAAAGTTTCTTTCAACGATCTGGCAAGAGCAACAGAGGGATTCTCAACATCCAACTTAATTGGAAGAGGGAGATATAGTTATGTCTACCAAGGAAAACTAGCTGAAGAAGAAAATGAGGTTGCTATAAAGGTCTTCAACCTAGAGACAAGAGGAGCACAAAAAAGCTTCATTGCAGAATGTAATGCATTGAGAAATGTGCGGCACCGTAATTTGCTACCTATCTTAACCGCTTGCTCTAGCATCGATTCTGATGGTAACGATTTCAAGGCCCTAGTGTATGTGTTCATGCCACGAGGAGACTTACATAAACTACTATATTCAACTCAAGACCATGAAGGCTCTTCTAATTTGTACCTTATAACAATGGCTGAAAGGATAAGCATTTTGGTGGATGTAGCAGATGCACTGGAGTACCTACACCACAACAACCAAGGCATAATGGTTCATTGTGATCTAAAGCCTAGCAACATTCTTTTGGATGAGAATATGACAGCTCATGTTGGAGACTTTGGCCTGGCAAGATTCAAAGTTGGTTCGACTTCATCATCTCAGTGTAACTCAAGTTCTTCTTCGGTTGCAGTAATGGGAACAATTGGATACGCTGCTCCAG AATATGCAGGGGGTGGTCAAGTTTCAACCGCCGCGGATGTTTACAGCTTTGGTGTCGTTCTCCTCGAGATATTCATTCGAAGAAGGCCAACTGATGACATGTTTAAGGATGGACTGAATATCGTGAAGTTTACAGAGATTAGCTTTCCTGATAGTGTATTGGAGATTGTCGATCCCCAGCTGCTACAGGAATCGGAGGAAACTCCAGTAGTATTGAAGGAAACAAGTGTAAATGTTCTGCTACCTATTCTAAACATTGGCCTTCGCTGCACCAAGGCATCTCCGGGTGAACGCATCACCATGCATGAGGTGGCTGCTAAGCTACATGGAATCAGGGATGCATATCTCAATGCTAACTGA
- the LOC123077048 gene encoding probable LRR receptor-like serine/threonine-protein kinase At3g47570 isoform X3, whose amino-acid sequence MVHCDLKPSNILLDENMTAHVGDFGLARFKVGSTSSSQCNSSSSSVAVMGTIGYAAPEYAGGGQVSTAADVYSFGVVLLEIFIRRRPTDDMFKDGLNIVKFTEISFPDSVLEIVDPQLLQESEETPVVLKETSVNVLLPILNIGLRCTKASPGERITMHEVAAKLHGIRDAYLNAN is encoded by the exons ATGGTTCATTGTGATCTAAAGCCTAGCAACATTCTTTTGGATGAGAATATGACAGCTCATGTTGGAGACTTTGGCCTGGCAAGATTCAAAGTTGGTTCGACTTCATCATCTCAGTGTAACTCAAGTTCTTCTTCGGTTGCAGTAATGGGAACAATTGGATACGCTGCTCCAG AATATGCAGGGGGTGGTCAAGTTTCAACCGCCGCGGATGTTTACAGCTTTGGTGTCGTTCTCCTCGAGATATTCATTCGAAGAAGGCCAACTGATGACATGTTTAAGGATGGACTGAATATCGTGAAGTTTACAGAGATTAGCTTTCCTGATAGTGTATTGGAGATTGTCGATCCCCAGCTGCTACAGGAATCGGAGGAAACTCCAGTAGTATTGAAGGAAACAAGTGTAAATGTTCTGCTACCTATTCTAAACATTGGCCTTCGCTGCACCAAGGCATCTCCGGGTGAACGCATCACCATGCATGAGGTGGCTGCTAAGCTACATGGAATCAGGGATGCATATCTCAATGCTAACTGA
- the LOC123077050 gene encoding LRR receptor-like serine/threonine-protein kinase EFR, which yields MHRLETLHLNRNTLQGRIPSFANCSKLKELDVSVNNLVGQFPGDLPPHLHMLQVSFNNLTGIIPASLGNITTLVFISCAHNRIKGNIPSEFAGLPGLQYLYAGANQLTSRFPQAILNVSTLIGLGLTLNGLSGELPPNLCTSLANLRILTLGGNLFLGHIPSSFTNASNLSVIDLSTNNFTRLVPTTMSKLTKLSMLNLENNQLQAHSGEDWEFLDSLGNCTERQILSMSVNCLSGHVPSSIANLSNKLQQTLYLGENQLSGNFPSGIANLHNLVAVSVGGNHFTGIVPEWIGTLKNLQQVDLAANFFTGVIPSSLSNLSQLGQLYVASNQFIGHIPKSFGNFPRLQYLDTASNNLHGRVPMEIFRIPSIIAIDLSFNNLDGQLPTNIGNAKQLVHLVLSSNKLSGDIPNTLGDCGSLEYIELDSNIFSGSIPTSLGSIRGLKVLNISANNLTGSIPTSLGNLQVLEKLDLSFNHLNGEVPTKGIFKNATAVQIDGNQGLCGGVPELHILACFVMPPDSIRNKKSLVLKVVIPIASMVSIVIVIFCFFLRGGKHKRKSISLPSFSTKFPMVSFNDLARATQGFSVSNLIGRGRYSSVYQGKLVEDENEVAVKVFNLETRGAQKSFISECNALRNVRHRSLVPIITVCSSIDSSGNDFKALVYELMPRGDLHKLLYSTPDYEGSSDLNLITIGQRISIVVDVADALEYLHHNNQEALVHCDLKPSNILLNDNMTAHVGDFGLARFKVGSTTSSHGNSSSIAVMGTIGYTAPEYAEGGQVSTAADVYSFGVVLLEIFIRRRPTDDMFKDGLSIVKFTEASFPDRVSVIFDPQLLKELDETPIAFKEKHVHCLLSVLNVGLCCTKTPPGERINMQEVAAKLHGIKDAYLRSSAVASVAVPE from the exons ATGCATCGCCTCGAAACCTTGCACTTGAACAGAAACACGCTGCAAGGAAGGATACCGAGTTTTGCAAACTGCTCAAAGCTCAAGGAGTTGGATGTTTCGGttaacaatctagttggccaattTCCCGGTGATTTGCCTCCTCATCTTCACATGCTGCAAGTTTCATTTAATAACCTTACTGGCATCATCCCAGCTTCTCTGGGTAATATCACAACACTAGTCTTCATTAGTTGCGCGCATAATCGAATCAAGGGAAATATCCCAAGTGAGTTTGCAGGTTTGCCAGGCTTGCAGTACCTGTATGCGGGTGCAAATCAGCTAACAAGTAGGTTTCCACAAGCCATCTTGAATGTTTCTACTCTCATCGGCCTTGGCTTAACTCTCAATGGTCTAAGTGGGGAGCTGCCACCAAATCTTTGTACCTCTCTCGCCAATCTCCGTATACTTACATTAGGTGGCAACTTATTTCTAGGGCACATTCCTAGTTCATTCACTAATGCTTCCAATCTAAGTGTCATTGATTTATCAACGAACAACTTCACCAGATTGGTTCCCACCACGATGAGCAAACTTACCAAACTCTCAATGTTGAATCTTGAAAATAATCAGCTCCAAGCACATAGTGGAGAAGACTGGGAGTTTTTGGACAGCTTAGGCAACTGCACAGAGCGACAAATATTGTCCATGAGTGTCAATTGTCTATCAGGGCATGTACCAAGTTCAATAGCTAACCTTTCCAACAAACTCCAGCAGACTCTGTACTTGGGAGAAAATCAACTATCAGGAAATTTCCCTTCCGGCATAGCCAACCTTCACAATCTAGTTGCTGTGTCAGTGGGGGGGAATCACTTCACAGGTATCGTTCCAGAGTGGATTGGGACTCTCAAAAATTTGCAACAAGTAGATTTAGCAGCAAACTTCTTTACGGGGGTCATTCCATCATCCTTGTCAAACTTGTCTCAACTGGGACAGCTCTATGTAGCCTCAAACCAATTCATTGGCCACATACCGAAAAGCTTTGGTAACTTTCCAAGGCTTCAATATTTGGACACTGCTAGCAACAACCTTCATGGTAGGGTTCCAATGGAGATATTCAGAATCCCGTCAATAATTGCAATTGATTTATCTTTCAACAACCTGGATGGACAACTTCCTACCAACATTGGCAATGCTAAACAACTCGTACATTTGGTACTTTCATCCAATAAGCTATCTGGAGATATTCCAAACACTCTGGGTGACTGTGGAAGTTTAGAATACATTGAGTTAGACTCGAATATTTTCAGCGGAAGCATTCCCACTTCATTAGGCAGCATAAGAGGCCTAAAAGTTTTGAATATTTCTGCCAATAACTTAACTGGTTCAATACCAACATCTCTTGGCAACCTACAAGTTCTTGAGAAACTAGATTTGTCATTCAACCACCTCAATGGTGAGGTTCCAACAAAAGGGATATTCAAGAATGCAACTGCCGTGCAAATTGATGGAAATCAGGGGCTTTGTGGTGGGGTACCGGAGTTACACATACTAGCATGTTTTGTTATGCCTCCAGATTCAATTAGGAACAAGAAATCTTTGGTGCTAAAAGTGGTTATCCCAATAGCGAGTATGGTGTCAATTGTTattgtcatattttgcttctttCTCCGGggagggaaacacaagagaaaatcTATATCTCTGCCATCATTTTCTACAAAATTTCCCATGGTTTCTTTCAATGATCTAGCCAGAGCAACACAGGGATTCTCAGTATCCAACTTAATAGGCAGAGGGAGATATAGTTCTGTTTACCAAGGAAAACTAGTTGAAGATGAAAATGAGGTTGCCGTGAAAGTCTTCAACCTAGAGACAAGAGGAGCACAAAAGAGCTTCATCTCAGAATGTAACGCGTTGAGAAATGTGCGGCACCGTAGTTTGGTCCCTATAATAACTGTGTGCTCAAGCATTGATTCTAGTGGTAATGATTTCAAGGCCCTAGTGTATGAGCTCATGCCGCGAGGGGATTTGCATAAACTACTATACTCAACTCCAGACTATGAAGGCTCTTCGGATTTGAACCTTATTACGATTGGTCAAAGGATAAGCATCGTGGTGGATGTAGCGGATGCACTGGAGTACCTACACCATAACAACCAAGAAGCACTGGTTCACTGTGATCTGAAGCCTAGCAACATTCTTTTGAATGACAATATGACAGCTCATGTTGGAGACTTTGGCTTGGCAAGATTCAAAGTTGGTTCCACAACGTCATCTCACGGTAACTCTTCTTCAATTGCAGTGATGGGAACAATTGGATACACTGCTCCGG AATACGCAGAGGGTGGCCAAGTTTCAACTGCCGCAGATGTTTACAGCTTCGGTGTCGTTCTTCTCGAGATATTCATTCGAAGGAGGCCGACTGACGACATGTTTAAGGATGGACTCAGCATTGTGAAGTTTACAGAGGCCAGCTTCCCTGATAGGGTATCGGTGATTTTCGACCCCCAGCTGCTAAAAGAGTTGGATGAAACTCCAATAGCCTTCAAGGAAAAACATGTACATTGTCTGCTATCTGTGCTAAATGTTGGCCTTTGCTGCACTAAGACACCCCCAGGCGAACGCATCAACATGCAGGAGGTGGCTGCTAAGCTACATGGAATCAAGGATGCATATCTCAGAAGCAGTGCCGTTGCTTCAGTGGCAGTACCTGAATAA
- the LOC123077051 gene encoding thylakoid lumenal 15 kDa protein 1, chloroplastic has protein sequence MAMSILGALKLAPSPPATTAQPACRAPSSLHFHLANAGAVALVAASLLVADPALAFRGGGPYGQQVTRGQDLTGKDFSGQTLIKQDFKTSILRQTNFKGANLLGASFFDADLTGADLSNADLRNADFSLANVTKVNLTNANLEGALVTGNTSFKGSNIYGADFTDVPLRDDQRDYLCKIADGVNTTTGNATKETLFCK, from the exons ATGGCCATGTCCATCCTCGGCGCTCTCAAGCTCGCCCCGTCCCCGCCGGCGACGACGGCGCAGCCGGCGTGTCGCGCCCCCTCCTCGCTGCACTTCCACCTCGCCAACGCCGGCGCCGTCGCGCTGGTCGCCGCCTCGCTGCTCGTCGCCGACCCGGCCCTCGCCTTCAGG GGAGGCGGGCCGTACGGGCAGCAGGTGACGCGGGGGCAGGACCTCACCGGGAAGGACTTCAGCGGCCAGACGCTCATCAAGCAGGACTTCAAGACC TCTATCCTGCGGCAGACCAACTTCAAAGGCGCGAACCTGCTCGGCGCCAGCTTCTTTGATGCGGACCTGACAG GCGCTGATCTCTCCAACGCCGACCTTAGAAACGCCGATTTCTCGCTGGCAAATGTAACAAAG GTAAATTTAACAAATGCCAACTTGGAAGGGGCACTTGTGACAGGGAACACTTCTTTCAAAGGTTCCAACATATACGGGGCAG ATTTTACTGATGTTCCACTACGAGACGACCAACGGGACTACCTCTGCAAAATTGCTGATGG GGTAAATACAACTACCGGGAACGCTACGAAGGAGACTCTCTTCTGCAAATAA